A single window of Halobacillus naozhouensis DNA harbors:
- a CDS encoding ROK family transcriptional regulator, with protein sequence MSSKYNRGSFQLMKSINRSIILNMIRKDGPISRAEIAKQTKLTPPTVSNIVKELLTSQFVIETTQGASQGGRKPTLLAINAEHFYIIGIDVGRYKMNFMVTNLFGEVKDSTLLGIKEYPTKEDLLETMKHGIRSLLQSGKSNTEKFLGIGVGMHGIVDVDKGVSLFAPSFDLHDIPIKEELENEFKMIVKIENDARTMTLGESWFGNGKDADNIVGINVGHGIGAGIMINGRLFHGENNIAGEIGHVTIDLSGPKCTCGNYGCLQTLAGGPAIAERAKKELKTGKTSCILDLVDHDIEKIDGETVYQAACDGDEFSVELLNQTGRFLGIGIVNLMHTLNPKRIIIGGGVANAGSFLMEGLKETIQARGLTKEAKETPIVLSSLGENASSYGACVLILEEFFSQH encoded by the coding sequence ATGTCTTCGAAGTATAATAGAGGAAGTTTTCAGCTGATGAAATCGATCAATCGATCCATCATTTTGAATATGATTCGGAAAGATGGCCCTATTTCCCGGGCAGAAATTGCAAAACAAACAAAACTCACCCCTCCCACCGTCAGTAACATCGTCAAAGAATTGCTTACCAGTCAATTCGTCATTGAGACGACACAAGGTGCCTCGCAGGGTGGAAGAAAGCCTACTTTGCTAGCCATTAACGCTGAACATTTTTACATAATCGGCATTGACGTAGGGCGCTACAAGATGAATTTCATGGTCACAAACTTGTTTGGTGAAGTAAAAGATTCAACCCTATTAGGGATTAAGGAATACCCTACTAAAGAAGATCTGCTTGAAACCATGAAGCATGGTATCCGTTCCTTATTACAATCAGGCAAGAGTAATACAGAAAAATTCCTTGGAATTGGCGTAGGGATGCACGGCATTGTTGACGTGGACAAGGGAGTCTCTCTTTTCGCCCCTTCCTTCGATCTTCACGATATTCCTATTAAAGAAGAGTTGGAAAACGAATTTAAGATGATTGTCAAAATAGAAAATGATGCCCGTACCATGACACTTGGTGAATCATGGTTTGGAAACGGAAAAGATGCGGACAATATCGTGGGCATTAATGTCGGTCATGGCATCGGCGCAGGCATCATGATTAATGGAAGACTTTTTCATGGGGAAAACAACATTGCCGGAGAAATCGGGCATGTCACCATCGATCTGTCAGGACCCAAGTGTACTTGCGGAAATTATGGTTGTCTACAAACATTAGCTGGTGGTCCAGCGATTGCAGAACGAGCTAAGAAGGAATTAAAAACCGGAAAAACATCATGTATTCTAGACTTAGTAGACCATGATATTGAGAAGATAGACGGGGAGACTGTTTACCAAGCCGCCTGTGATGGAGATGAATTCAGTGTTGAATTATTAAATCAAACGGGGAGGTTTTTGGGCATCGGCATCGTCAACCTCATGCATACATTGAACCCGAAACGAATCATTATCGGAGGCGGAGTTGCAAACGCAGGCAGCTTTTTGATGGAAGGACTAAAAGAAACCATTCAGGCAAGGGGATTGACAAAAGAAGCAAAGGAAACCCCCATTGTATTATCAAGTCTCGGAGAAAATGCTTCATCCTACGGTGCGTGTGTATTGATTTTAGAAGAGTTTTTCTCCCAGCATTAA
- a CDS encoding LacI family DNA-binding transcriptional regulator, with product MTTIKDVAKLAEVSVATVSRVLNKNGYVHSETEKRVAYAIKQLNYKPNDVARSLFKGRSKMIALLVPDIMNPFFPELARAVEDMTKQHNFTFVLCNTDDDIDKEMAYLDALKQKSVDGIIIVSSTISADNISGMGTPIVALDRILSSSLSSVTVNNYVGAKEAVQHLKAIGCKRIAHISGPENVSNAKQRLKGYLEEVQDEEWFLPSYIEQGEYHFEDAKEATKKLLTTHRDIDGLFVANDLMGVGALKAAESLGIKVPEELSIIAFDGISLGETTSPALTTMAQPIYQAGAKAAEIIIEQIENQHSFVTNEEFSVKLVERQSTKFGRSSL from the coding sequence ATGACAACCATAAAAGATGTCGCAAAACTAGCAGAAGTTTCCGTTGCTACTGTTTCGAGGGTTTTAAATAAGAACGGCTACGTCCACTCCGAAACGGAAAAACGTGTTGCTTATGCGATTAAACAATTAAACTATAAACCTAATGATGTAGCTCGAAGTCTTTTTAAAGGGCGATCAAAGATGATTGCTCTTCTTGTACCAGATATCATGAACCCCTTCTTCCCTGAACTTGCCAGGGCTGTAGAGGATATGACAAAACAACATAATTTCACCTTTGTTCTATGTAATACGGATGATGATATCGATAAGGAAATGGCTTACTTAGATGCATTAAAGCAAAAATCAGTTGACGGGATCATTATTGTTTCGAGTACGATTTCTGCTGATAACATTAGCGGGATGGGCACCCCGATAGTAGCACTCGATAGGATTCTTAGTTCAAGTTTATCTTCCGTTACTGTGAATAATTATGTTGGGGCAAAAGAAGCTGTCCAACATTTAAAAGCGATTGGCTGTAAGAGAATCGCACATATTTCAGGACCAGAGAATGTGAGCAATGCCAAACAGCGTTTGAAAGGTTACCTTGAAGAAGTACAAGACGAAGAATGGTTTCTCCCCAGTTATATAGAACAAGGAGAATATCATTTTGAGGATGCCAAAGAAGCTACTAAAAAGCTGCTTACCACGCATAGGGATATCGATGGCCTTTTTGTAGCGAATGACCTTATGGGGGTTGGTGCATTAAAGGCTGCGGAATCACTGGGAATTAAAGTACCTGAGGAACTTTCGATCATAGCCTTTGACGGAATCAGCCTTGGCGAAACTACCTCCCCTGCTTTAACCACCATGGCACAGCCCATTTACCAGGCAGGTGCTAAAGCAGCTGAAATAATCATTGAACAAATTGAGAACCAGCACTCTTTTGTAACGAACGAAGAATTTTCTGTAAAACTAGTTGAACGACAATCTACTAAATTTGGGAGGTCTTCACTATGA
- the galT gene encoding UDP-glucose--hexose-1-phosphate uridylyltransferase, which yields MTVNIHREIDRLIHYGLYKEMIAVWDVDYVRNGLLELFHLEDYQPADVPKEQLETPIDILGNMLDYAVENQLIPEDTVTQRDLFDPKIMDKLIPRPKEIIQTFYHHYQTEGPVAATNYFYELAKSSHYIRTDRVAKNVHWYSPTAYGDLEITINLSKPEKDPKAIEAAKAKAGVSYPKCLLCKENVGYAGRLDHPARQNHRIIPMELQQDRWFLQYSPYVYYNEHAIVFSREHRPMKVSREGFDRLLHFVEQLPHYFVGSNADLPIVGGSILSHDHFQAGHHDFPMAQAPMDETFSVSDEPDITVGVVKWPMSVIRLQGKNREKLARLGERILQTWKGYSDERVGIFAETDGTPHNTITPIARMRDGVFELDLVLRNNRTNEKYPMGIFHPHQEVHHIKKENIGLIEVMGLAVLPGRLVEEMDVLSEYMLQGDLDKRGMEDERTAKHVDWAKQIIARHEQLNEQNIKQLVQEEIGRTFSTVLEHAGVFKRTEEGQEGFRRFLRGVL from the coding sequence ATGACCGTCAACATTCATAGAGAGATTGATCGTTTGATTCATTATGGTTTGTACAAAGAAATGATTGCTGTATGGGACGTCGATTATGTTCGAAATGGTTTGTTAGAACTCTTCCATTTAGAAGACTATCAGCCGGCAGATGTGCCAAAGGAGCAGCTTGAGACGCCGATTGACATTTTAGGAAACATGCTTGATTATGCAGTCGAGAATCAGTTGATCCCTGAGGATACCGTTACACAACGAGATTTATTTGATCCGAAAATCATGGATAAGCTGATTCCTCGTCCAAAGGAAATCATTCAAACCTTTTATCATCACTATCAGACGGAGGGACCAGTGGCAGCAACGAATTATTTCTATGAACTGGCTAAATCCTCCCATTATATCCGGACGGATCGTGTAGCCAAGAATGTTCATTGGTACAGTCCAACCGCATATGGCGACCTTGAGATTACGATTAATTTGTCTAAGCCGGAGAAAGATCCGAAAGCGATTGAAGCAGCGAAAGCGAAGGCCGGTGTTTCCTATCCGAAATGCTTGCTATGTAAAGAAAACGTTGGATACGCCGGACGGCTCGATCATCCGGCTCGTCAAAACCATCGGATCATCCCAATGGAATTGCAACAGGATAGGTGGTTTTTACAATATTCTCCCTATGTTTATTACAATGAGCACGCGATCGTCTTTTCTCGTGAGCATCGGCCCATGAAAGTTTCACGGGAAGGCTTTGATCGTTTACTCCATTTTGTTGAGCAACTGCCTCATTACTTTGTCGGATCGAATGCCGATTTGCCGATTGTGGGGGGGTCGATTCTAAGTCATGACCACTTTCAGGCCGGTCATCACGATTTTCCCATGGCGCAAGCGCCAATGGATGAAACGTTCAGCGTAAGTGATGAGCCTGACATCACTGTCGGGGTCGTAAAATGGCCTATGTCCGTAATCCGTCTTCAAGGGAAAAACCGTGAGAAATTGGCAAGACTAGGCGAACGAATTTTGCAGACATGGAAAGGCTACAGTGATGAACGTGTGGGCATTTTTGCAGAAACAGATGGGACGCCGCACAATACAATCACGCCGATTGCCCGCATGAGGGATGGAGTATTTGAGCTTGATCTCGTGTTGAGAAATAATCGTACGAATGAGAAGTATCCTATGGGCATCTTTCATCCTCATCAGGAGGTCCACCATATCAAGAAGGAAAACATCGGTTTGATCGAAGTGATGGGGCTGGCTGTATTACCAGGGCGCCTTGTAGAAGAAATGGATGTGCTAAGTGAGTACATGCTTCAAGGGGACCTGGACAAGAGAGGGATGGAGGATGAGCGTACCGCTAAACATGTCGATTGGGCGAAGCAAATCATTGCCCGTCATGAACAGTT
- a CDS encoding sugar ABC transporter ATP-binding protein has protein sequence MVDTPFIEMRKINKSFAGNQVLKDVDFAVHPGEVHALMGENGAGKSTLIKVLTGIHSRDGGTIQLKGEDVTFTNPKQAEHKGIVVIHQELNIIPHLTVTQNMFLGKELTYGKSGILKMKEMRQQTLENLERLGVTNINPDEEAGNLSVGKQQMVEIARAVSTNAEMIIMDEPTAALTEREIERLFHVVNSLKEQNVSIIYISHRMEEIFHICDRITVLRDGSYVGTENISETSFQAIVKMMVGRELGERFPERTGEIGDVVLEVKNLARTGLFTDVSFSVHQGEILGVAGLMGAGRTEIMEAIFGSRKKSHGSISLNGHPLTIKHPRDAIRSGIGFITEDRKDEGLVLNLSIRENIALTNMKTVSKGGFISSTNEMKLIDELIEKLHVRTTGREQEVRSLSGGNQQKVVIAKWLGIKPKLLILDEPTRGVDVGAKKEIYHIMNELTEQGVAIIMVSSELPEVLGVSDRIMVIHEGKVARIINRNDADQEKVMQAATGGE, from the coding sequence ATGGTGGATACACCTTTTATTGAGATGAGAAAGATTAATAAATCGTTCGCTGGCAATCAGGTGTTAAAGGATGTTGATTTCGCTGTGCATCCAGGAGAAGTGCATGCTCTCATGGGGGAAAATGGTGCTGGAAAATCAACCCTAATCAAAGTGTTAACAGGAATTCATTCAAGAGACGGCGGGACTATTCAGTTAAAAGGTGAGGATGTTACGTTTACTAATCCCAAGCAAGCTGAACATAAGGGAATTGTGGTCATCCACCAGGAGCTGAATATTATCCCACACTTAACCGTCACCCAAAATATGTTTCTTGGAAAAGAGCTGACCTACGGAAAGTCTGGAATTCTTAAGATGAAAGAAATGCGGCAACAGACGCTTGAGAACCTGGAACGCCTCGGTGTAACGAATATTAATCCAGATGAAGAAGCTGGCAATCTTTCCGTTGGGAAACAGCAGATGGTAGAGATTGCCCGTGCCGTTTCTACAAACGCTGAAATGATTATTATGGACGAGCCCACAGCAGCATTGACTGAACGTGAAATCGAAAGACTCTTTCATGTAGTGAACTCCTTAAAAGAACAAAACGTCAGCATCATTTATATTTCCCATAGGATGGAGGAAATCTTCCATATATGTGATCGTATCACGGTCCTTCGTGACGGTTCATACGTCGGAACAGAAAATATTTCTGAGACCTCCTTTCAAGCTATTGTAAAAATGATGGTTGGCCGCGAACTTGGGGAACGTTTTCCTGAGCGGACTGGCGAAATCGGAGATGTTGTCCTGGAAGTGAAGAACCTGGCTAGAACGGGACTTTTCACCGATGTCAGTTTCTCCGTCCATCAAGGGGAAATCCTCGGTGTCGCTGGGTTGATGGGAGCTGGTCGAACTGAAATTATGGAAGCCATCTTCGGGTCCCGTAAGAAAAGTCATGGCAGTATTTCCTTAAATGGCCACCCGTTAACGATTAAACACCCTCGGGATGCCATTCGATCAGGTATAGGCTTTATAACCGAAGATCGAAAAGATGAAGGACTCGTACTTAACCTGTCGATACGAGAAAATATAGCATTGACAAATATGAAAACGGTTTCCAAAGGTGGCTTTATTTCTTCTACTAATGAAATGAAGTTGATTGATGAGTTGATTGAAAAGCTTCATGTAAGAACAACAGGACGCGAACAGGAAGTTCGCTCATTAAGTGGCGGGAATCAGCAAAAGGTAGTAATCGCAAAATGGCTTGGTATTAAACCGAAGCTTCTCATCCTTGATGAACCGACCCGAGGTGTAGATGTTGGGGCAAAAAAAGAAATTTACCATATTATGAATGAGCTTACTGAACAAGGCGTCGCTATCATTATGGTTTCATCTGAACTCCCTGAGGTCCTAGGAGTAAGTGACCGGATTATGGTGATTCATGAAGGAAAAGTTGCACGTATCATCAACAGAAATGATGCTGACCAAGAAAAAGTAATGCAAGCAGCTACAGGAGGGGAGTAA
- the galE gene encoding UDP-glucose 4-epimerase GalE → MAVLVCGGAGYIGSHAVAQLLDRNEDVVVVDNLQKGHREAVVEGAAFYQGDLRDGVFLNEVFEENDIDAVIHFAADSQVGESVEDPLKYYDNNVYGAVCLLRVMAAHQVKKIVFSSTAAAYGEVEQVPIQETDPTVPTNPYGETKLAIENMLKWAEQAHGIQSVVLRYFNVAGADPKGRIGEDHDPETHLIPIILQVALGKREEILIFGNDYPTKDGTCIRDYIHVTDLVDAHLLAIKKLRSQSGSATYNLGNGQGFTVKEVIDAARKVTGHDIPAEIAPRRPGDPAQLVASSEKAMNELGWKPQHSDLDHMIQTAWNWFQEHPGGYEN, encoded by the coding sequence ATGGCGGTATTAGTATGTGGGGGAGCTGGGTACATTGGAAGCCATGCCGTAGCTCAATTGTTGGATCGTAACGAAGACGTCGTGGTGGTGGATAATCTGCAAAAAGGTCATCGGGAAGCTGTAGTCGAAGGGGCTGCTTTTTATCAAGGTGATCTTCGTGATGGAGTTTTTTTAAACGAAGTCTTTGAGGAAAACGACATCGATGCGGTCATTCACTTTGCGGCAGATTCACAAGTAGGGGAAAGTGTCGAGGATCCATTGAAATATTACGATAACAATGTGTACGGAGCTGTATGTTTACTGAGGGTTATGGCAGCCCATCAGGTGAAGAAGATTGTTTTTTCATCAACTGCTGCAGCCTATGGAGAAGTGGAACAGGTACCGATTCAGGAAACCGATCCAACCGTGCCGACGAATCCATATGGAGAGACGAAGCTTGCGATTGAGAACATGCTGAAATGGGCAGAGCAGGCCCACGGCATCCAATCTGTAGTCTTACGTTATTTTAATGTGGCCGGAGCGGATCCGAAAGGGCGGATTGGCGAAGATCATGATCCGGAAACTCATTTAATTCCAATCATCCTGCAAGTAGCCTTAGGAAAACGGGAGGAAATTCTCATCTTCGGTAATGATTATCCTACCAAGGACGGGACTTGTATCCGTGATTATATCCATGTAACTGACTTGGTCGATGCCCATTTACTGGCCATTAAAAAATTGAGAAGTCAAAGCGGCAGTGCCACATATAATCTCGGGAATGGCCAGGGCTTTACAGTGAAAGAAGTCATCGATGCAGCAAGAAAGGTAACAGGGCACGACATTCCGGCAGAAATAGCTCCTAGGCGGCCAGGCGATCCAGCACAACTCGTTGCCTCTTCCGAAAAAGCGATGAATGAACTAGGCTGGAAACCCCAACATTCGGACTTAGATCACATGATTCAAACGGCTTGGAATTGGTTTCAAGAACATCCCGGCGGTTATGAAAACTAA
- the rbsK gene encoding ribokinase — MSYQPTVTVVGSINMDLVVSTDVMPLQGETVLGNNFATYPGGKGANQAVAAARMGANVNMIGAVGGDIFGRDLLQHLHNENIDTTAVHVFDSIPSGTATIILSEQDNRIIVAPGTNGMLSPELVQNHKSMIKDSDVILLQLEIPIETISYVASLAYDMGIPVILNPAPYQKLPSALLSQVEFLTPNETEASSLLKDPVLDILREKMIITQGDQGVVIHQNESDITIPGYKVPARDTTGAGDTFNGALATQLAKGKRLEKAVMYANAAAAMSVTKLGAQSGMPMKDEVEQFLQERSDQQ, encoded by the coding sequence ATGAGTTATCAGCCGACGGTAACGGTTGTCGGGAGCATCAATATGGATTTAGTCGTTTCGACAGACGTGATGCCGCTTCAAGGGGAAACTGTCCTTGGGAACAATTTTGCTACGTATCCTGGAGGTAAGGGGGCAAACCAGGCTGTAGCTGCGGCGAGAATGGGTGCGAACGTAAATATGATTGGGGCTGTTGGGGGAGACATATTTGGAAGGGATTTACTTCAGCACCTTCACAACGAGAATATTGATACAACGGCTGTTCACGTATTCGACAGTATTCCTTCAGGGACGGCGACGATTATATTATCCGAGCAGGATAACCGAATTATCGTTGCCCCTGGTACAAATGGGATGCTCTCGCCTGAATTGGTTCAGAACCATAAATCTATGATTAAAGATAGTGATGTGATTCTATTACAATTAGAAATTCCAATAGAGACGATTAGTTACGTGGCATCATTAGCTTACGATATGGGGATTCCAGTCATACTCAATCCCGCCCCTTATCAAAAGCTCCCGTCTGCTTTGTTATCTCAAGTTGAATTTCTTACACCTAATGAAACCGAGGCGAGTTCTTTACTTAAAGATCCCGTGCTTGATATTCTTCGTGAGAAAATGATCATCACTCAAGGTGACCAGGGAGTTGTGATTCATCAGAACGAATCAGATATTACCATTCCAGGTTACAAGGTGCCTGCTCGAGATACCACTGGTGCTGGTGACACCTTTAACGGCGCACTTGCGACACAGTTAGCCAAAGGAAAACGTCTAGAGAAAGCTGTAATGTATGCTAACGCAGCGGCAGCCATGTCTGTTACGAAATTAGGTGCTCAAAGCGGCATGCCAATGAAGGATGAGGTCGAACAGTTTTTGCAAGAAAGGTCTGATCAACAATGA
- a CDS encoding solute:sodium symporter family transporter, with protein MNLFTIISFLFFTGLVALISYFLTRKENLNTQDGYFLGGRSLGAWTIAGSLMLTNLSTEQLIGLNAQGYSDTIAVMGWEVGSAIALVVVALFLLPRYLKGGITTIPDFLEDRFDFGTKQIVTILFLFGYIFNLLPPILYSGAVAINGLFSIPEVLGVSRMTALFITVFAIGIIGSIYAIFGGLKAVAVSDSINGIGLLIGGLMIPIIGLFVLGDGSITNGLSTIVQESPEKLNSVGGSESPVPFGTMFTGMLLVNLFYWGTAQHIMQRAIAAKSLKEGQKGVLIAAFLKLLGPVFLILPGIIAFNMFGPGLEPTNAYPKLVKEVLPTPLVGFFAAVLFGAILSSFNSALNSSVTLIALNIYKPYFKPNAPDREVVRKGKYIGIVLALFAMCIAPLIDLVPQGFFQYLQIVNGFYNVPIFTILIVGYLTKRVPAIAAKVSLFVFISIYAVTQLVWDTGIHFLHILAILFVVCSGLMLLIGKLRPREKDFILEEKSKVDMTPWKLVFPVGVAVTLAMIIIYTLLSPIGII; from the coding sequence ATGAATCTGTTTACAATTATATCTTTTCTATTTTTTACTGGACTTGTAGCGCTTATCTCATACTTCCTGACTCGTAAAGAGAACTTAAACACACAGGATGGTTATTTCCTAGGTGGAAGGAGTTTAGGAGCCTGGACAATTGCTGGTTCTTTGATGCTTACTAATCTCTCTACGGAACAATTAATTGGATTAAATGCACAAGGTTATTCTGACACCATTGCTGTTATGGGCTGGGAAGTTGGTTCTGCTATTGCGTTAGTTGTTGTTGCCTTATTTCTTTTACCTAGATATTTGAAGGGCGGCATTACGACTATCCCTGATTTCCTAGAAGATCGTTTTGACTTTGGAACAAAACAAATTGTCACCATTCTATTCTTGTTCGGTTACATATTTAATCTGTTGCCGCCGATTCTCTACTCGGGAGCAGTTGCCATTAATGGTTTGTTCAGTATTCCAGAAGTACTAGGTGTAAGCCGTATGACGGCTTTATTTATTACGGTATTCGCAATTGGAATTATTGGTTCAATTTACGCCATTTTTGGCGGGTTAAAGGCAGTAGCTGTGTCTGATTCTATCAATGGGATTGGTCTTCTGATTGGGGGATTGATGATCCCAATTATCGGGTTGTTTGTCTTAGGAGATGGTTCGATTACCAACGGCTTGAGTACAATTGTCCAAGAATCTCCAGAGAAGTTGAATTCAGTCGGCGGTTCCGAAAGCCCAGTACCATTTGGAACCATGTTTACAGGGATGCTGTTAGTCAATCTCTTTTACTGGGGAACGGCGCAGCATATTATGCAGCGGGCGATTGCAGCAAAAAGTTTAAAGGAAGGCCAAAAAGGGGTGTTGATTGCCGCTTTTCTAAAACTTTTAGGTCCTGTCTTTTTGATTCTCCCTGGAATCATCGCTTTCAATATGTTCGGCCCTGGACTTGAGCCGACGAATGCTTATCCCAAATTGGTTAAAGAAGTATTGCCGACACCTTTGGTTGGCTTCTTCGCCGCTGTCCTGTTTGGTGCGATCTTATCCTCATTCAACTCAGCGTTGAACTCATCCGTGACGTTGATTGCACTCAATATTTATAAGCCCTATTTCAAGCCGAATGCACCTGATCGTGAGGTTGTCCGTAAAGGGAAATATATTGGGATCGTACTCGCTTTGTTTGCGATGTGTATCGCACCACTGATTGATCTGGTGCCACAAGGTTTCTTCCAATACTTACAAATCGTTAATGGCTTTTACAATGTCCCGATCTTCACGATTCTCATTGTTGGCTATTTAACAAAACGTGTTCCAGCTATTGCGGCGAAGGTATCGTTGTTTGTGTTTATTTCTATTTATGCTGTCACCCAGCTAGTTTGGGACACAGGTATTCACTTCCTTCATATATTAGCAATCTTATTCGTAGTATGTTCAGGGTTAATGCTGCTTATCGGCAAACTTCGCCCTCGCGAGAAGGATTTCATTTTAGAAGAAAAATCAAAAGTCGATATGACCCCGTGGAAACTAGTATTCCCTGTCGGAGTGGCGGTGACATTGGCGATGATCATTATTTATACGTTGCTATCTCCAATAGGTATTATCTAA
- a CDS encoding galactokinase, whose protein sequence is MEQLKKEFIHRFGDHGELGSFFAPGRVNLIGEHTDYNGGHVFPCALSVGTYVVARKRQDDQVRLHSMNFSELGMIETKVDDLTYEQAHDWANYPKGVAAVFQQAGYKLSSGFDAAYYGNIPNGAGLSSSASVELVTAVMLKELFQLEMDRIDMVKLAQKAENEFVGVNCGIMDQFASGMGKKDHAILLNCDTLDYQHTPISLMNEQLIIANTNKRRGLSESKYNERRQQCETAVNDLQAKLDISKLGELTGDEFEAHKDLIHDELVQKRAKHAVYENLRTIDAVEKLKAGDVKGFGKLMNESHISLREDYKVTGKELDALVEAAWEEGAIGSRMTGAGFGGCTISIVPNEITSRFIDRVGQKYREATGLEADFYVVDIGDGAKTL, encoded by the coding sequence ATGGAACAATTGAAAAAGGAATTTATTCATCGGTTTGGTGATCATGGAGAACTTGGATCTTTTTTTGCTCCAGGGCGTGTCAACCTCATTGGGGAGCATACCGATTATAATGGGGGCCATGTTTTCCCGTGTGCGCTCAGTGTCGGGACGTATGTTGTTGCTCGCAAACGACAGGATGACCAGGTGCGATTGCATTCTATGAATTTTAGCGAGTTAGGAATGATCGAAACTAAGGTAGACGACCTGACATATGAACAAGCCCACGACTGGGCGAACTATCCTAAAGGTGTGGCTGCTGTATTCCAGCAAGCTGGTTACAAGTTATCCTCTGGCTTCGATGCTGCTTACTATGGAAATATTCCAAACGGGGCAGGTTTGTCATCATCAGCCTCCGTTGAGTTAGTTACGGCTGTTATGCTGAAAGAGTTATTCCAGCTTGAGATGGATCGGATCGACATGGTGAAGCTGGCTCAAAAAGCGGAGAACGAATTTGTTGGTGTGAATTGCGGAATCATGGACCAGTTCGCTAGTGGCATGGGGAAGAAAGATCATGCGATTCTATTAAACTGTGATACATTGGATTATCAACACACTCCTATTTCCTTAATGAACGAGCAGCTGATTATAGCCAATACGAATAAACGGAGAGGTCTGTCTGAGTCCAAATATAATGAAAGAAGGCAGCAGTGTGAAACAGCCGTAAATGATCTGCAAGCCAAGCTCGATATTAGCAAACTTGGAGAACTGACAGGAGACGAGTTTGAGGCCCATAAAGATTTGATTCATGATGAGCTGGTGCAAAAACGCGCAAAGCATGCGGTCTATGAGAACCTCCGTACAATCGATGCGGTGGAAAAATTAAAAGCAGGCGATGTTAAAGGGTTTGGTAAGTTAATGAATGAATCCCATATTTCATTAAGGGAGGATTATAAAGTGACCGGAAAAGAACTGGATGCCTTAGTTGAGGCTGCATGGGAAGAAGGCGCGATTGGATCGAGAATGACAGGGGCTGGTTTTGGGGGCTGTACGATTAGTATTGTTCCAAACGAGATCACTAGTCGCTTTATCGATCGCGTCGGCCAAAAGTATAGAGAAGCTACTGGTCTCGAAGCAGATTTTTATGTAGTCGATATTGGAGATGGAGCAAAAACATTATAA
- the rbsD gene encoding D-ribose pyranase: protein MKKTGILNRDLAAILARLGHTDTIIIADCGLPIPDESKCIDLSVTLGVPNFESILQAIADDMEIENITLAKEMKQHNDLLHERVLSYSKSINYISHENVKAQIKHAKAVIRTGENTPYANAILQSGVIF from the coding sequence ATGAAGAAAACAGGCATATTAAATCGTGACCTAGCTGCGATTCTAGCAAGGCTTGGCCATACGGATACCATCATCATTGCTGATTGCGGCCTGCCAATACCTGATGAATCAAAATGTATAGACCTTTCCGTAACCCTTGGTGTTCCAAACTTTGAATCCATTCTACAGGCTATAGCAGATGATATGGAAATAGAAAATATTACTCTAGCAAAAGAAATGAAACAGCATAATGATTTATTACATGAGAGAGTTCTAAGCTATTCGAAGTCGATAAATTATATAAGCCATGAAAATGTGAAGGCACAAATCAAACACGCCAAGGCAGTGATTCGTACAGGGGAGAATACTCCTTATGCGAATGCCATTCTGCAGTCAGGAGTTATTTTCTAA